Proteins co-encoded in one Quercus robur chromosome 8, dhQueRobu3.1, whole genome shotgun sequence genomic window:
- the LOC126694817 gene encoding G-type lectin S-receptor-like serine/threonine-protein kinase At4g27290 isoform X3: MEGFKIIFLFSLLLSLLGVPTALDTITPTLSIRDGESETIVSAGGSYELGIFSPGNSKSRYLGIWYKKISTTTRTIVWVANREVPLTDTSGVLTITHPRILALINGTSGIVWSSNTTRTTKSPVGQLLESGNLVVKDGNNENPDSFVWQSFDYPCDTFLPGMKFGRNLITGLDRFLSSWKSIYDPAPGEFTVRLDLHGFPQGFIIKGQTITNRIGPWDGAGFSGIPSGRTNPAKGYEFVMNDNEVYYKFSNPYGSTFARAVLNPSGVMQAYLWNDPNGWQFYLTMPIDQCDSYNLCGAYASCNIKRTPTCECLEGFIPKSPNNWNKLDRIEGCIRRIPLAYNNTDGFRKYTGLNLPDTFSSWYNKTMSLEDCEELCLKNFSCVAYTNSNSSGGGSGCLLWFGSLIDMRIITDSLQDLYIRVAASELGSRNRGCRMDNINEDGEEDLELPVFDLNLIVNATHNFSNDKKLGEGGFGPVYRGALMDGQEIAVKRLSKNSRQGVVEFKNEVQLIAKLQHRNLVKLLGFCIQGDEKMLIYEFMPNKSLDFFIFDKTRSKLLTWHMRMNIVGGIARGLLYLHQDSRLRIIHRDIKTSNILLDKDMNPKISDFGMARTFWGDQIEENTERIVGTYGYISPEYAVDGLFSIKSDVFSFGVIVLEIVSGRKNRGFYHADHTHNLLGHAWRLWIEERPLELLDEVLNDSFTLSEALRCIHVGLLCVQQQPSDRPDMSSVVLMLGSESLLPSPKQPGFYTERSLPEADSCSANEVNFSSLAAR; the protein is encoded by the exons ATGGAAGGctttaaaattatctttttgttctctcttttattaTCACTTTTAGGAGTTCCCACGGCACTAGATACTATAACTCCAACACTTTCAATTAGAGATGGTGAAAGTGAAACTATAGTATCAGCTGGTGGAAGCTATGAGCTGGGGATTTTCAGCCCCGGAAATTCGAAGAGCCGGTATTTGGGAATATGGTATAAGAAAATTTCTACTACTACAAGGACAATTGTATGGGTTGCCAATAGAGAAGTTCCCCTAACAGATACTTCAGGAGTTCTAACCATTACCCACCCACGAATTTTAGCCCTCATAAATGGCACAAGTGGTATTGTTTGGTCATCCAATACAACAAGAACCACGAAGAGTCCGGTTGGACAGCTTTTGGAATCAGGAAATCTTGTTGTGAAAGATGGCAATAATGAGAACCCGGATAGCTTCGTGTGGCAGAGTTTTGATTATCCATGTGACACCTTTCTACCAGGCATGAAATTTGGAAGAAATCTAATAACTGGTCTTGATAGGTTTTTATCTTCTTGGAAAAGCATATACGATCCTGCTCCAGGTGAGTTTACAGTACGCTTAGATCTACATGGATTTCCGCAGGGATTTATCATAAAGGGACAGACAATCACTAACAGAATTGGGCCATGGGATGGTGCCGGTTTTTCAGGGATTCCTTCTGGTCGAACCAATCCAGCAAAAGGATATGAATTCGTGATGAATGATAATGAAGTATATTACAAATTTTCGAATCCATATGGTTCGACTTTTGCAAGAGCTGTTCTAAATCCATCAGGCGTTATGCAGGCTTATCTATGGAATGATCCAAATGGTTGGCAGTTTTATCTTACGATGCCAATAGATCAATGTGACTCTTATAACTTATGTGGTGCATATGCTAGCTGCAATATCAAGCGCACTCCGACTTGCGAATGCTTGGAAGGATTCATACCCAAATCTCCAAATAATTGGAATAAGCTAGATAGGATTGAAGGCTGTATTAGAAGAATTCCATTGGCTTACAATAATACTGATGGGTTTAGGAAGTACACTGGGTTGAACCTTCCGGACACATTCTCCTCCTGGTATAATAAGACCATGAGCCTCGAGGACTGTGAGGAACTCTGTTTGAAAAACTTCTCTTGTGTGGCATatacaaattcaaattctaGCGGAGGTGGAAGTGGCTGCTTGTTATGGTTTGGTAGCCTAATTGATATGAGAATAATCACAGACAGCTTGCAAGACCTTTATATACGGGTAGCGGCTTCAGAACTTG GATCTAGAAATAGAGGTTGCAGAATGGATAACATCAACGAGGATGGGGAGGAGGATCTGGAATTGCCAGTATTTGACTTAAATTTAATAGTTAATGCTACTCATAACTTTTCAAATGACAAGAAGCTGGGAGAAGGTGGTTTTGGACCTGTTTACAGG GGTGCATTAATGGATGGGCAAGAAATAGCAGTGAAGAGGCTTTCAAAGAATTCAAGGCAGGGAGTCGTGGAGTTCAAGAATGAAGTTCAATTAATAGCCAAACTTCAACACCGGAATCTTGTAAAACTCCTTGGTTTTTGTATTCAAGGAGAtgaaaaaatgttaatttatgAATTCATGCCCAACAAAAGCTTAGACTTCTTTATTTTTG ATAAAACACGAAGCAAATTGCTAACTTGGCATATGCGCATGAATATTGTTGGTGGAATTGCTCGAGGGCTGCTTTATCTTCATCAAGACTCTAGACTACGGATAATCCATAGAGATATTAAAACCAGCAACATTTTGTTAGACAAGGAtatgaacccaaaaatttctgACTTTGGCATGGCCAGAACATTTTGGGGAGATCAAATTGAGGAAAATACTGAAAGAATTGTTGGGACATA TGGTTATATATCTCCGGAATATGCAGTTGACGGGCTCTTCTCAATAAAATCTGATGTCTTTAGTTTTGGTGTCATAGTATTAGAGATAGTAAGTGGAAGGAAAAACAGGGGATTTTATCACGCAGACCACACCCATAACCTTCTTGGACAT gCATGGAGACTATGGATTGAAGAGAGACCTCTAGAGCTATTGGATGAAGTGCTAAATGACTCCTTCACTTTGTCAGAGGCATTACGATGCATTCACGTGGGTCTATTATGTGTGCAACAACAACCCAGTGATAGGCCAGACATGTCATCCGTGGTCCTAATGCTAGGGAGTGAGAGTTTATTGCCTTCACCAAAGCAGCCAGGTTTTTATACAGAAAGGAGTCTGCCTGAAGCAGATTCTTGTTCTGCAAACGAAGTGAACTTTTCATCATTGGCGGCACGGTAG
- the LOC126694817 gene encoding G-type lectin S-receptor-like serine/threonine-protein kinase At4g27290 isoform X1 — MEGFKIIFLFSLLLSLLGVPTALDTITPTLSIRDGESETIVSAGGSYELGIFSPGNSKSRYLGIWYKKISTTTRTIVWVANREVPLTDTSGVLTITHPRILALINGTSGIVWSSNTTRTTKSPVGQLLESGNLVVKDGNNENPDSFVWQSFDYPCDTFLPGMKFGRNLITGLDRFLSSWKSIYDPAPGEFTVRLDLHGFPQGFIIKGQTITNRIGPWDGAGFSGIPSGRTNPAKGYEFVMNDNEVYYKFSNPYGSTFARAVLNPSGVMQAYLWNDPNGWQFYLTMPIDQCDSYNLCGAYASCNIKRTPTCECLEGFIPKSPNNWNKLDRIEGCIRRIPLAYNNTDGFRKYTGLNLPDTFSSWYNKTMSLEDCEELCLKNFSCVAYTNSNSSGGGSGCLLWFGSLIDMRIITDSLQDLYIRVAASELDQIKKQMHSSEKKKAVIIASSVISVTGIVILALIMCILKKKVQKRGSRNRGCRMDNINEDGEEDLELPVFDLNLIVNATHNFSNDKKLGEGGFGPVYRGALMDGQEIAVKRLSKNSRQGVVEFKNEVQLIAKLQHRNLVKLLGFCIQGDEKMLIYEFMPNKSLDFFIFDKTRSKLLTWHMRMNIVGGIARGLLYLHQDSRLRIIHRDIKTSNILLDKDMNPKISDFGMARTFWGDQIEENTERIVGTYGYISPEYAVDGLFSIKSDVFSFGVIVLEIVSGRKNRGFYHADHTHNLLGHAWRLWIEERPLELLDEVLNDSFTLSEALRCIHVGLLCVQQQPSDRPDMSSVVLMLGSESLLPSPKQPGFYTERSLPEADSCSANEVNFSSLAAR; from the exons ATGGAAGGctttaaaattatctttttgttctctcttttattaTCACTTTTAGGAGTTCCCACGGCACTAGATACTATAACTCCAACACTTTCAATTAGAGATGGTGAAAGTGAAACTATAGTATCAGCTGGTGGAAGCTATGAGCTGGGGATTTTCAGCCCCGGAAATTCGAAGAGCCGGTATTTGGGAATATGGTATAAGAAAATTTCTACTACTACAAGGACAATTGTATGGGTTGCCAATAGAGAAGTTCCCCTAACAGATACTTCAGGAGTTCTAACCATTACCCACCCACGAATTTTAGCCCTCATAAATGGCACAAGTGGTATTGTTTGGTCATCCAATACAACAAGAACCACGAAGAGTCCGGTTGGACAGCTTTTGGAATCAGGAAATCTTGTTGTGAAAGATGGCAATAATGAGAACCCGGATAGCTTCGTGTGGCAGAGTTTTGATTATCCATGTGACACCTTTCTACCAGGCATGAAATTTGGAAGAAATCTAATAACTGGTCTTGATAGGTTTTTATCTTCTTGGAAAAGCATATACGATCCTGCTCCAGGTGAGTTTACAGTACGCTTAGATCTACATGGATTTCCGCAGGGATTTATCATAAAGGGACAGACAATCACTAACAGAATTGGGCCATGGGATGGTGCCGGTTTTTCAGGGATTCCTTCTGGTCGAACCAATCCAGCAAAAGGATATGAATTCGTGATGAATGATAATGAAGTATATTACAAATTTTCGAATCCATATGGTTCGACTTTTGCAAGAGCTGTTCTAAATCCATCAGGCGTTATGCAGGCTTATCTATGGAATGATCCAAATGGTTGGCAGTTTTATCTTACGATGCCAATAGATCAATGTGACTCTTATAACTTATGTGGTGCATATGCTAGCTGCAATATCAAGCGCACTCCGACTTGCGAATGCTTGGAAGGATTCATACCCAAATCTCCAAATAATTGGAATAAGCTAGATAGGATTGAAGGCTGTATTAGAAGAATTCCATTGGCTTACAATAATACTGATGGGTTTAGGAAGTACACTGGGTTGAACCTTCCGGACACATTCTCCTCCTGGTATAATAAGACCATGAGCCTCGAGGACTGTGAGGAACTCTGTTTGAAAAACTTCTCTTGTGTGGCATatacaaattcaaattctaGCGGAGGTGGAAGTGGCTGCTTGTTATGGTTTGGTAGCCTAATTGATATGAGAATAATCACAGACAGCTTGCAAGACCTTTATATACGGGTAGCGGCTTCAGAACTTG ATCAAATTAAGAAGCAAATGCACTctagtgaaaagaaaaaagctgtAATCATAGCCAGCTCTGTCATATCAGTCACAGGAATAGTAATACTAGCACTCATCATGTGTATACTGAAGAAGAAAGTTCAGAAACGAG GATCTAGAAATAGAGGTTGCAGAATGGATAACATCAACGAGGATGGGGAGGAGGATCTGGAATTGCCAGTATTTGACTTAAATTTAATAGTTAATGCTACTCATAACTTTTCAAATGACAAGAAGCTGGGAGAAGGTGGTTTTGGACCTGTTTACAGG GGTGCATTAATGGATGGGCAAGAAATAGCAGTGAAGAGGCTTTCAAAGAATTCAAGGCAGGGAGTCGTGGAGTTCAAGAATGAAGTTCAATTAATAGCCAAACTTCAACACCGGAATCTTGTAAAACTCCTTGGTTTTTGTATTCAAGGAGAtgaaaaaatgttaatttatgAATTCATGCCCAACAAAAGCTTAGACTTCTTTATTTTTG ATAAAACACGAAGCAAATTGCTAACTTGGCATATGCGCATGAATATTGTTGGTGGAATTGCTCGAGGGCTGCTTTATCTTCATCAAGACTCTAGACTACGGATAATCCATAGAGATATTAAAACCAGCAACATTTTGTTAGACAAGGAtatgaacccaaaaatttctgACTTTGGCATGGCCAGAACATTTTGGGGAGATCAAATTGAGGAAAATACTGAAAGAATTGTTGGGACATA TGGTTATATATCTCCGGAATATGCAGTTGACGGGCTCTTCTCAATAAAATCTGATGTCTTTAGTTTTGGTGTCATAGTATTAGAGATAGTAAGTGGAAGGAAAAACAGGGGATTTTATCACGCAGACCACACCCATAACCTTCTTGGACAT gCATGGAGACTATGGATTGAAGAGAGACCTCTAGAGCTATTGGATGAAGTGCTAAATGACTCCTTCACTTTGTCAGAGGCATTACGATGCATTCACGTGGGTCTATTATGTGTGCAACAACAACCCAGTGATAGGCCAGACATGTCATCCGTGGTCCTAATGCTAGGGAGTGAGAGTTTATTGCCTTCACCAAAGCAGCCAGGTTTTTATACAGAAAGGAGTCTGCCTGAAGCAGATTCTTGTTCTGCAAACGAAGTGAACTTTTCATCATTGGCGGCACGGTAG
- the LOC126694817 gene encoding G-type lectin S-receptor-like serine/threonine-protein kinase At4g27290 isoform X2 → MEGFKIIFLFSLLLSLLGVPTALDTITPTLSIRDGESETIVSAGGSYELGIFSPGNSKSRYLGIWYKKISTTTRTIVWVANREVPLTDTSGVLTITHPRILALINGTSGIVWSSNTTRTTKSPVGQLLESGNLVVKDGNNENPDSFVWQSFDYPCDTFLPGMKFGRNLITGLDRFLSSWKSIYDPAPGEFTVRLDLHGFPQGFIIKGQTITNRIGPWDGAGFSGIPSGRTNPAKGYEFVMNDNEAYLWNDPNGWQFYLTMPIDQCDSYNLCGAYASCNIKRTPTCECLEGFIPKSPNNWNKLDRIEGCIRRIPLAYNNTDGFRKYTGLNLPDTFSSWYNKTMSLEDCEELCLKNFSCVAYTNSNSSGGGSGCLLWFGSLIDMRIITDSLQDLYIRVAASELDQIKKQMHSSEKKKAVIIASSVISVTGIVILALIMCILKKKVQKRGSRNRGCRMDNINEDGEEDLELPVFDLNLIVNATHNFSNDKKLGEGGFGPVYRGALMDGQEIAVKRLSKNSRQGVVEFKNEVQLIAKLQHRNLVKLLGFCIQGDEKMLIYEFMPNKSLDFFIFDKTRSKLLTWHMRMNIVGGIARGLLYLHQDSRLRIIHRDIKTSNILLDKDMNPKISDFGMARTFWGDQIEENTERIVGTYGYISPEYAVDGLFSIKSDVFSFGVIVLEIVSGRKNRGFYHADHTHNLLGHAWRLWIEERPLELLDEVLNDSFTLSEALRCIHVGLLCVQQQPSDRPDMSSVVLMLGSESLLPSPKQPGFYTERSLPEADSCSANEVNFSSLAAR, encoded by the exons ATGGAAGGctttaaaattatctttttgttctctcttttattaTCACTTTTAGGAGTTCCCACGGCACTAGATACTATAACTCCAACACTTTCAATTAGAGATGGTGAAAGTGAAACTATAGTATCAGCTGGTGGAAGCTATGAGCTGGGGATTTTCAGCCCCGGAAATTCGAAGAGCCGGTATTTGGGAATATGGTATAAGAAAATTTCTACTACTACAAGGACAATTGTATGGGTTGCCAATAGAGAAGTTCCCCTAACAGATACTTCAGGAGTTCTAACCATTACCCACCCACGAATTTTAGCCCTCATAAATGGCACAAGTGGTATTGTTTGGTCATCCAATACAACAAGAACCACGAAGAGTCCGGTTGGACAGCTTTTGGAATCAGGAAATCTTGTTGTGAAAGATGGCAATAATGAGAACCCGGATAGCTTCGTGTGGCAGAGTTTTGATTATCCATGTGACACCTTTCTACCAGGCATGAAATTTGGAAGAAATCTAATAACTGGTCTTGATAGGTTTTTATCTTCTTGGAAAAGCATATACGATCCTGCTCCAGGTGAGTTTACAGTACGCTTAGATCTACATGGATTTCCGCAGGGATTTATCATAAAGGGACAGACAATCACTAACAGAATTGGGCCATGGGATGGTGCCGGTTTTTCAGGGATTCCTTCTGGTCGAACCAATCCAGCAAAAGGATATGAATTCGTGATGAATGATAATGAA GCTTATCTATGGAATGATCCAAATGGTTGGCAGTTTTATCTTACGATGCCAATAGATCAATGTGACTCTTATAACTTATGTGGTGCATATGCTAGCTGCAATATCAAGCGCACTCCGACTTGCGAATGCTTGGAAGGATTCATACCCAAATCTCCAAATAATTGGAATAAGCTAGATAGGATTGAAGGCTGTATTAGAAGAATTCCATTGGCTTACAATAATACTGATGGGTTTAGGAAGTACACTGGGTTGAACCTTCCGGACACATTCTCCTCCTGGTATAATAAGACCATGAGCCTCGAGGACTGTGAGGAACTCTGTTTGAAAAACTTCTCTTGTGTGGCATatacaaattcaaattctaGCGGAGGTGGAAGTGGCTGCTTGTTATGGTTTGGTAGCCTAATTGATATGAGAATAATCACAGACAGCTTGCAAGACCTTTATATACGGGTAGCGGCTTCAGAACTTG ATCAAATTAAGAAGCAAATGCACTctagtgaaaagaaaaaagctgtAATCATAGCCAGCTCTGTCATATCAGTCACAGGAATAGTAATACTAGCACTCATCATGTGTATACTGAAGAAGAAAGTTCAGAAACGAG GATCTAGAAATAGAGGTTGCAGAATGGATAACATCAACGAGGATGGGGAGGAGGATCTGGAATTGCCAGTATTTGACTTAAATTTAATAGTTAATGCTACTCATAACTTTTCAAATGACAAGAAGCTGGGAGAAGGTGGTTTTGGACCTGTTTACAGG GGTGCATTAATGGATGGGCAAGAAATAGCAGTGAAGAGGCTTTCAAAGAATTCAAGGCAGGGAGTCGTGGAGTTCAAGAATGAAGTTCAATTAATAGCCAAACTTCAACACCGGAATCTTGTAAAACTCCTTGGTTTTTGTATTCAAGGAGAtgaaaaaatgttaatttatgAATTCATGCCCAACAAAAGCTTAGACTTCTTTATTTTTG ATAAAACACGAAGCAAATTGCTAACTTGGCATATGCGCATGAATATTGTTGGTGGAATTGCTCGAGGGCTGCTTTATCTTCATCAAGACTCTAGACTACGGATAATCCATAGAGATATTAAAACCAGCAACATTTTGTTAGACAAGGAtatgaacccaaaaatttctgACTTTGGCATGGCCAGAACATTTTGGGGAGATCAAATTGAGGAAAATACTGAAAGAATTGTTGGGACATA TGGTTATATATCTCCGGAATATGCAGTTGACGGGCTCTTCTCAATAAAATCTGATGTCTTTAGTTTTGGTGTCATAGTATTAGAGATAGTAAGTGGAAGGAAAAACAGGGGATTTTATCACGCAGACCACACCCATAACCTTCTTGGACAT gCATGGAGACTATGGATTGAAGAGAGACCTCTAGAGCTATTGGATGAAGTGCTAAATGACTCCTTCACTTTGTCAGAGGCATTACGATGCATTCACGTGGGTCTATTATGTGTGCAACAACAACCCAGTGATAGGCCAGACATGTCATCCGTGGTCCTAATGCTAGGGAGTGAGAGTTTATTGCCTTCACCAAAGCAGCCAGGTTTTTATACAGAAAGGAGTCTGCCTGAAGCAGATTCTTGTTCTGCAAACGAAGTGAACTTTTCATCATTGGCGGCACGGTAG
- the LOC126694817 gene encoding G-type lectin S-receptor-like serine/threonine-protein kinase At4g27290 isoform X4 yields the protein MEGFKIIFLFSLLLSLLGVPTALDTITPTLSIRDGESETIVSAGGSYELGIFSPGNSKSRYLGIWYKKISTTTRTIVWVANREVPLTDTSGVLTITHPRILALINGTSGIVWSSNTTRTTKSPVGQLLESGNLVVKDGNNENPDSFVWQSFDYPCDTFLPGMKFGRNLITGLDRFLSSWKSIYDPAPGEFTVRLDLHGFPQGFIIKGQTITNRIGPWDGAGFSGIPSGRTNPAKGYEFVMNDNEVYYKFSNPYGSTFARAVLNPSGVMQAYLWNDPNGWQFYLTMPIDQCDSYNLCGAYASCNIKRTPTCECLEGFIPKSPNNWNKLDRIEGCIRRIPLAYNNTDGFRKYTGLNLPDTFSSWYNKTMSLEDCEELCLKNFSCVAYTNSNSSGGGSGCLLWFGSLIDMRIITDSLQDLYIRVAASELDQIKKQMHSSEKKKAVIIASSVISVTGIVILALIMCILKKKVQKRGSRNRGCRMDNINEDGEEDLELPVFDLNLIVNATHNFSNDKKLGEGGFGPVYRGALMDGQEIAVKRLSKNSRQGVVEFKNEVQLIAKLQHRNLVKLLGFCIQGDEKMLIYEFMPNKSLDFFIFDKTRSKLLTWHMRMNIVGGIARGLLYLHQDSRLRIIHRDIKTSNILLDKDMNPKISDFGMARTFWGDQIEENTERIVGT from the exons ATGGAAGGctttaaaattatctttttgttctctcttttattaTCACTTTTAGGAGTTCCCACGGCACTAGATACTATAACTCCAACACTTTCAATTAGAGATGGTGAAAGTGAAACTATAGTATCAGCTGGTGGAAGCTATGAGCTGGGGATTTTCAGCCCCGGAAATTCGAAGAGCCGGTATTTGGGAATATGGTATAAGAAAATTTCTACTACTACAAGGACAATTGTATGGGTTGCCAATAGAGAAGTTCCCCTAACAGATACTTCAGGAGTTCTAACCATTACCCACCCACGAATTTTAGCCCTCATAAATGGCACAAGTGGTATTGTTTGGTCATCCAATACAACAAGAACCACGAAGAGTCCGGTTGGACAGCTTTTGGAATCAGGAAATCTTGTTGTGAAAGATGGCAATAATGAGAACCCGGATAGCTTCGTGTGGCAGAGTTTTGATTATCCATGTGACACCTTTCTACCAGGCATGAAATTTGGAAGAAATCTAATAACTGGTCTTGATAGGTTTTTATCTTCTTGGAAAAGCATATACGATCCTGCTCCAGGTGAGTTTACAGTACGCTTAGATCTACATGGATTTCCGCAGGGATTTATCATAAAGGGACAGACAATCACTAACAGAATTGGGCCATGGGATGGTGCCGGTTTTTCAGGGATTCCTTCTGGTCGAACCAATCCAGCAAAAGGATATGAATTCGTGATGAATGATAATGAAGTATATTACAAATTTTCGAATCCATATGGTTCGACTTTTGCAAGAGCTGTTCTAAATCCATCAGGCGTTATGCAGGCTTATCTATGGAATGATCCAAATGGTTGGCAGTTTTATCTTACGATGCCAATAGATCAATGTGACTCTTATAACTTATGTGGTGCATATGCTAGCTGCAATATCAAGCGCACTCCGACTTGCGAATGCTTGGAAGGATTCATACCCAAATCTCCAAATAATTGGAATAAGCTAGATAGGATTGAAGGCTGTATTAGAAGAATTCCATTGGCTTACAATAATACTGATGGGTTTAGGAAGTACACTGGGTTGAACCTTCCGGACACATTCTCCTCCTGGTATAATAAGACCATGAGCCTCGAGGACTGTGAGGAACTCTGTTTGAAAAACTTCTCTTGTGTGGCATatacaaattcaaattctaGCGGAGGTGGAAGTGGCTGCTTGTTATGGTTTGGTAGCCTAATTGATATGAGAATAATCACAGACAGCTTGCAAGACCTTTATATACGGGTAGCGGCTTCAGAACTTG ATCAAATTAAGAAGCAAATGCACTctagtgaaaagaaaaaagctgtAATCATAGCCAGCTCTGTCATATCAGTCACAGGAATAGTAATACTAGCACTCATCATGTGTATACTGAAGAAGAAAGTTCAGAAACGAG GATCTAGAAATAGAGGTTGCAGAATGGATAACATCAACGAGGATGGGGAGGAGGATCTGGAATTGCCAGTATTTGACTTAAATTTAATAGTTAATGCTACTCATAACTTTTCAAATGACAAGAAGCTGGGAGAAGGTGGTTTTGGACCTGTTTACAGG GGTGCATTAATGGATGGGCAAGAAATAGCAGTGAAGAGGCTTTCAAAGAATTCAAGGCAGGGAGTCGTGGAGTTCAAGAATGAAGTTCAATTAATAGCCAAACTTCAACACCGGAATCTTGTAAAACTCCTTGGTTTTTGTATTCAAGGAGAtgaaaaaatgttaatttatgAATTCATGCCCAACAAAAGCTTAGACTTCTTTATTTTTG ATAAAACACGAAGCAAATTGCTAACTTGGCATATGCGCATGAATATTGTTGGTGGAATTGCTCGAGGGCTGCTTTATCTTCATCAAGACTCTAGACTACGGATAATCCATAGAGATATTAAAACCAGCAACATTTTGTTAGACAAGGAtatgaacccaaaaatttctgACTTTGGCATGGCCAGAACATTTTGGGGAGATCAAATTGAGGAAAATACTGAAAGAATTGTTGGGACATA g